One Echinicola strongylocentroti DNA window includes the following coding sequences:
- a CDS encoding DEAD/DEAH box helicase has protein sequence MENEILFADLGISAEILQAVEGMGYTQPSEIQAQSIPLMLDGRDVIGQAQTGTGKTASFGIPIVDRVDNTSKQPQALILCPTRELAVQVEGEITKLAKHKKGVFSTAIYGGEAIDRQIRTLRKGVQIVVGTPGRIMDHMNRGTLKLDSVKTIVLDEADEMLDMGFREDIETVLSQMPEDRQTIFFSATMAKPIMDLTKKYQINPEIVKITRKELTVENISQVYYEVKPPLKMELITRLINVHQFNLGVVFCNTKRATDEVTEGLIARGITAEALHGDLSQAQRDKVMNKFRKGLCTVLVATDVAARGIDVDNVEVVFNYDLPLDEEYYVHRIGRTGRAGRSGMAISFITGRKDIFRLKDLEKYIKTSLTKMNPPSVAEMIDQKKDQLGKEVTTELSKEEDNQVFEAALGQLLAEGLTMDQIALGLVKLQMGKSIQELSDMNFDLNLGKDRDRGGRGKDRFERGRKGRGADRPGGRKGGREKGRREANMSRLFLNLGKKDRIRPNDIVGAIAGEAGISGRQIGGIDIFDNFSFVDVPTKDASHVINVMKRNTIKGKPVNMELSKD, from the coding sequence ATGGAAAACGAAATTTTATTCGCAGACCTGGGAATTTCAGCTGAAATTCTTCAGGCAGTGGAAGGCATGGGCTATACCCAACCTTCAGAAATTCAAGCACAATCAATCCCATTAATGCTAGATGGCCGCGATGTCATCGGTCAAGCACAAACAGGAACAGGGAAAACCGCTTCCTTTGGGATTCCCATTGTAGATCGTGTAGACAACACGAGCAAACAGCCTCAAGCATTGATCCTATGTCCTACAAGGGAATTGGCCGTTCAGGTCGAAGGAGAAATCACCAAACTTGCAAAGCACAAAAAAGGTGTATTCAGCACGGCCATCTACGGTGGTGAAGCCATTGATCGTCAGATCAGAACCCTTAGAAAAGGCGTTCAGATCGTAGTCGGTACACCTGGTAGAATCATGGACCACATGAATCGTGGCACCCTGAAATTGGACTCAGTGAAAACTATCGTCTTGGATGAAGCTGACGAAATGCTCGACATGGGCTTTAGAGAAGACATCGAAACGGTTCTAAGCCAAATGCCCGAGGATCGTCAAACCATCTTCTTCTCTGCTACCATGGCCAAGCCTATCATGGACCTGACCAAAAAGTATCAGATAAATCCTGAAATTGTCAAAATAACACGTAAGGAGCTGACAGTAGAGAATATATCGCAGGTTTATTACGAAGTGAAGCCACCATTGAAGATGGAATTGATCACGAGGTTGATCAATGTTCACCAGTTTAACCTTGGCGTAGTTTTCTGTAACACCAAAAGAGCTACCGATGAGGTAACCGAAGGCTTGATCGCCCGAGGAATTACAGCTGAAGCACTTCACGGTGACCTTTCACAGGCACAACGTGACAAGGTAATGAACAAATTCCGTAAAGGACTTTGTACCGTATTGGTAGCGACCGACGTGGCAGCACGGGGTATTGATGTAGATAATGTAGAAGTAGTGTTCAACTACGACCTCCCACTCGATGAGGAATATTACGTTCACCGAATAGGGAGAACAGGAAGAGCAGGTCGTTCTGGAATGGCCATTTCCTTTATCACAGGAAGAAAAGACATATTCAGGCTAAAAGACCTTGAAAAGTACATCAAGACTTCCTTGACCAAAATGAACCCGCCATCTGTAGCGGAGATGATCGACCAAAAGAAAGATCAACTTGGAAAAGAGGTGACTACGGAGCTGTCCAAAGAAGAAGATAACCAAGTCTTCGAAGCAGCTTTGGGGCAATTACTTGCCGAAGGATTGACCATGGACCAAATAGCACTTGGCTTGGTCAAGCTTCAAATGGGCAAATCCATCCAGGAACTTTCGGATATGAACTTTGACCTTAACTTGGGCAAAGACAGAGACAGAGGAGGAAGAGGTAAAGACCGGTTCGAAAGAGGAAGAAAAGGCCGTGGCGCAGACCGTCCAGGAGGCAGAAAAGGTGGTAGAGAAAAAGGACGACGTGAAGCCAATATGTCTCGACTTTTCCTTAATCTTGGCAAAAAAGACAGGATCCGTCCAAATGATATCGTTGGTGCCATAGCTGGTGAAGCGGGTATTTCTGGTCGTCAGATCGGTGGTATTGATATCTTTGACAACTTCTCTTTTGTAGATGTACCGACAAAGGATGCCAGTCACGTAATCAATGTAATGAAGAGAAACACCATCAAAGGCAAAC
- a CDS encoding citrate synthase, whose translation MSEIAKLSFNGNEYELPVTEGTENEKAIEIAKLRGQSGLITLDPGFKNTGSTRSSITFLDGEKGILRYRGYNIEDLAEKSNFLEVSYLLIYGELPTQEQYDQFANEITYHTLVHEDIKKILDGFPSVAHPMGVLSSLICSLTAFYPTSLDPNRTDEEIKLSIVRLMAKLPTFAAWAYKNKMGHPANYPDNSLDYCSNFMKMMFALPAEKYDVDPIIANALDKLLILHADHEQNCSTSTVRIVGSSQASIYASISAGINALWGPLHGGANQSVIEMLEAIKEDGGDTKKYLDKAKDKNDPFRLMGFGHRVYKNFDPRAKIIKKAADDVLDKLGVDDPVLDIAKELEEAALNDQYFVDRKLYPNVDFYSGIIYRALGIPTDMFTVMFALGRLPGWIAQWKEMRENNEPIGRPRQVYTGANERPYVSMKER comes from the coding sequence ATGTCTGAAATAGCTAAGTTATCCTTCAACGGTAACGAATATGAATTACCTGTAACAGAAGGAACTGAAAATGAAAAGGCAATAGAAATTGCCAAACTAAGAGGCCAGTCTGGATTAATAACATTAGACCCAGGATTCAAGAACACAGGATCCACCAGGAGCTCCATCACCTTTTTGGATGGTGAAAAAGGGATACTGAGATACCGAGGGTACAACATCGAGGATTTGGCCGAAAAATCCAACTTTTTAGAGGTTTCTTATCTTTTGATTTATGGTGAGCTACCTACTCAAGAGCAATATGATCAGTTTGCAAATGAAATCACCTATCATACGTTAGTGCATGAAGACATCAAAAAGATACTGGATGGTTTCCCATCAGTAGCCCACCCAATGGGGGTACTTTCTTCTTTGATCTGTTCATTGACTGCTTTCTACCCTACCTCTCTCGACCCAAACAGGACAGATGAAGAGATCAAATTGAGCATTGTAAGGCTTATGGCCAAATTGCCGACTTTCGCAGCGTGGGCATATAAAAATAAAATGGGCCATCCGGCCAACTACCCTGACAATAGTTTGGACTACTGCTCCAACTTCATGAAAATGATGTTTGCACTTCCTGCTGAAAAGTATGATGTGGATCCTATCATCGCCAATGCACTGGACAAACTTCTGATCCTCCATGCTGATCACGAGCAAAACTGCTCTACATCTACTGTAAGGATCGTAGGCTCTTCACAAGCCAGTATATATGCTTCTATTTCGGCAGGTATCAATGCACTGTGGGGACCTCTTCATGGTGGTGCTAACCAATCAGTGATCGAAATGCTGGAAGCCATCAAGGAAGACGGTGGTGATACTAAGAAATACCTTGACAAGGCAAAGGACAAGAATGATCCATTCCGCCTAATGGGCTTTGGTCACAGGGTTTACAAAAACTTTGACCCTAGAGCCAAAATCATCAAGAAAGCAGCTGATGATGTTTTAGATAAACTAGGTGTTGACGATCCTGTGTTAGATATTGCCAAAGAACTGGAAGAAGCAGCTCTAAACGATCAATACTTCGTGGATAGAAAATTATATCCAAATGTTGATTTCTACTCAGGAATCATCTACCGTGCATTGGGTATTCCTACAGATATGTTTACAGTGATGTTTGCCTTGGGACGACTTCCGGGCTGGATCGCACAATGGAAAGAAATGAGGGAAAACAACGAACCAATCGGTAGACCAAGACAGGTTTATACTGGAGCGAATGAACGTCCCTATGTCTCTATGAAAGAGAGATAA
- a CDS encoding BrxA/BrxB family bacilliredoxin → MYPEELVAPMRAELTDAGFTEFRTAEDVDNHLKDHKGTTFIVVNSVCGCAAGAARPGVKYALDKTDIHPTTLATVFAGNDTDAVNKVREHCLPYPPSSPAMALFRDGELVHFVERHHIEGRNAQIIGEHLVEVFEHFCK, encoded by the coding sequence ATGTACCCTGAAGAATTAGTAGCACCGATGCGTGCTGAATTAACTGATGCCGGTTTTACGGAGTTTAGAACCGCTGAAGACGTAGACAATCACCTAAAAGATCACAAAGGCACTACCTTTATCGTCGTCAACTCGGTGTGTGGTTGTGCAGCTGGTGCTGCTAGACCTGGTGTAAAATACGCTCTGGACAAAACAGACATACACCCTACCACACTGGCCACTGTATTTGCCGGTAATGATACTGATGCAGTGAACAAAGTAAGAGAGCACTGCCTTCCTTATCCTCCATCCTCTCCAGCCATGGCTTTGTTTAGGGACGGAGAACTGGTGCACTTTGTCGAAAGGCACCACATCGAAGGCAGAAATGCCCAAATTATCGGAGAACATTTAGTGGAAGTTTTTGAGCACTTCTGCAAATAA
- a CDS encoding SUF system Fe-S cluster assembly protein, which produces MAEDNQVAQPANIPDLRDKVIEAIKLVYDPEIPVDVYELGLIYEISVYPVNNVYILMTLTSPNCPSAESIPAEVKDRIQQIQGINDVEVELTFDPPYTQDMMSEAAKLELGFM; this is translated from the coding sequence ATGGCTGAAGATAACCAAGTGGCACAACCTGCCAACATACCTGATTTAAGGGATAAAGTGATCGAAGCAATAAAACTTGTCTACGATCCTGAAATCCCCGTAGACGTTTATGAGCTGGGACTGATCTATGAAATCAGTGTTTACCCTGTCAACAACGTCTATATCCTTATGACCTTGACATCGCCTAACTGCCCCTCGGCAGAATCCATTCCTGCGGAAGTCAAAGACCGAATCCAACAAATACAAGGGATCAACGATGTAGAGGTAGAGCTTACCTTTGATCCCCCTTATACCCAGGACATGATGTCCGAAGCTGCCAAGCTTGAGCTTGGATTTATGTAA
- a CDS encoding SufE family protein gives MSDINHVQDEIIDEFSILEGDRESTIFYIMELGNKLDEFPENARLDENLIKGCQSKVWLTTEEKDQKVVFKADSNTDITKGLISLLIRVLSNRSPKEIIDSDLYFIEKIGMGNIIGSQRSNGLASMIKQMKLYAIAYQSKQNV, from the coding sequence ATGAGTGACATCAACCACGTTCAGGATGAAATAATAGACGAATTTTCTATTCTGGAAGGAGATCGTGAGTCCACGATATTTTACATCATGGAGCTGGGAAACAAGCTGGATGAATTTCCTGAAAATGCCCGTCTGGATGAAAACCTGATCAAAGGCTGTCAGTCAAAAGTATGGCTCACCACTGAGGAAAAAGACCAAAAGGTAGTCTTCAAAGCAGATTCAAACACGGATATTACCAAAGGTCTGATCAGTCTGCTGATCAGGGTACTGTCCAATAGGAGCCCCAAGGAAATCATTGATTCCGATCTCTATTTTATCGAAAAAATCGGGATGGGCAATATCATCGGATCGCAACGATCCAACGGGCTTGCCTCCATGATCAAACAAATGAAGCTATATGCGATAGCTTATCAATCAAAACAAAATGTGTAG
- a CDS encoding cysteine desulfurase: protein MTLNIQNIRGQFPVLNQQVNGKPLIYMDNAATTQKPKVVLEALAAYYTHDNSNIHRGAHTLADRATRAYEKTRSLVREFLNASEEEEIIFTKGTTEGINLVASTYGRKFIQKGDEIIISTLEHHSNIVPWQILCEEKGAKLRIIPVNEKGELEMEAFEKLLTEKTKLVAVVHASNALGTVNPVKEIIEKSHKVGAKVLIDGAQSSAHLDIDVQDLDCDFFVMSAHKIYGPTGLGVLYGKRELLEAMPPYQGGGEMIKEVTFEKTTYNEIPFKFEAGTPNIADVIAFQKAIEFVNELGKANIREHEDALLHYAEEKLKGVKGFIPVGTAAKKVSVLSFLIKGMHPFDIGMMLDAVGIAVRTGHHCTQPLMNRFDIEGTVRASFSVYNTKEEVDKLCESISKIAKLKNK from the coding sequence ATGACGCTGAACATCCAAAATATTCGCGGACAATTTCCCGTACTTAACCAACAAGTCAACGGGAAACCGCTCATCTATATGGACAATGCCGCCACTACCCAAAAACCAAAGGTTGTATTGGAGGCTTTGGCGGCATATTACACCCATGACAATTCCAATATCCATCGTGGTGCGCATACATTAGCTGATCGCGCCACAAGAGCCTATGAAAAGACACGCTCTCTGGTAAGGGAATTCCTTAATGCCTCAGAGGAAGAAGAAATCATCTTCACTAAAGGCACCACAGAAGGCATCAACTTGGTCGCCTCCACTTACGGAAGGAAGTTCATCCAAAAAGGGGATGAAATCATCATATCCACCCTAGAGCACCATTCCAATATAGTTCCTTGGCAAATACTTTGCGAAGAAAAAGGCGCAAAGCTCAGGATAATCCCTGTCAATGAAAAGGGAGAACTGGAGATGGAGGCGTTTGAGAAGCTCCTAACAGAAAAGACCAAACTTGTCGCCGTGGTTCATGCTTCCAATGCTCTTGGTACGGTCAACCCTGTCAAAGAGATTATAGAAAAATCACATAAAGTAGGTGCAAAGGTACTGATCGATGGTGCCCAATCTTCTGCCCACCTCGACATTGATGTCCAAGACTTGGATTGCGATTTCTTTGTGATGTCAGCCCATAAGATATATGGCCCTACAGGCCTGGGGGTCCTGTATGGAAAAAGGGAACTGCTCGAAGCTATGCCTCCCTACCAAGGAGGAGGGGAAATGATCAAAGAAGTCACTTTCGAAAAGACCACTTACAATGAAATCCCCTTTAAATTCGAAGCTGGCACTCCCAATATCGCAGATGTCATTGCTTTTCAAAAAGCCATTGAATTCGTAAACGAATTGGGAAAAGCAAATATACGGGAACATGAGGATGCCCTTCTTCATTATGCAGAAGAAAAGCTGAAAGGTGTAAAAGGCTTTATACCGGTAGGAACAGCTGCAAAAAAAGTCAGCGTACTTTCCTTCCTTATCAAAGGGATGCATCCCTTCGATATAGGTATGATGCTAGATGCTGTCGGGATCGCCGTTCGTACCGGACACCACTGTACACAACCATTAATGAACCGATTCGATATCGAGGGAACTGTTAGGGCTTCCTTTTCTGTTTATAACACCAAAGAAGAAGTAGACAAGCTCTGTGAGAGTATTAGCAAAATCGCCAAATTGAAAAATAAATGA
- the sufD gene encoding Fe-S cluster assembly protein SufD, with protein MTTITKNKITDSFLEIARNTAHGSLAELNEKAVKELEKEGLPAPKAEEYKFTPISKKLETSISNLRAAQKVALTSEQVEAELIPGLDADLLVFNNGHFEADLSSYSEENYSVKLFSELTKEQSQLIGTIAPVEKEPFNALNSALFTEGLYIEVAKNKAVEKPILLLNFCQANNGQVITPRLFVQGEANAEATFIERVISLDDEVYFLNGVTEVKVNENAHLYYHKIQNESEAAIEVHNFEADIHRDATCSTVTLSLKGDIIRNNLSLNLKDSGCEGNMYGLYLLNGTTHVDNHTNVDHTQPHADSNELYKGVLADKSKGIFNGKIFVRQDAQKTNAFQQNNNILLSEDAIIHTKPQLEIWADDVKCSHGCTTGQLDEEAQFYLQARGIGKAEAKNLLLYAFAGEILDHIKIEAFREYCIQLVQERLGNL; from the coding sequence ATGACTACAATAACTAAAAATAAAATCACAGACTCCTTTTTGGAAATCGCCCGTAATACAGCCCATGGCTCCCTTGCGGAACTGAACGAAAAGGCAGTCAAGGAGCTCGAAAAAGAAGGCTTGCCCGCTCCAAAGGCTGAGGAATACAAGTTTACACCAATAAGCAAAAAGCTGGAAACATCCATTTCCAACCTTCGGGCCGCCCAAAAGGTGGCATTGACAAGCGAACAGGTGGAAGCCGAACTGATTCCAGGTTTGGACGCTGATCTATTGGTCTTTAACAATGGCCATTTTGAGGCCGACCTGTCTTCTTACTCAGAAGAGAATTATTCAGTTAAGCTGTTTTCTGAGCTTACCAAAGAGCAATCCCAGCTTATCGGGACGATAGCACCAGTAGAAAAAGAACCCTTCAATGCGCTGAATTCAGCCTTGTTTACAGAAGGGCTGTACATAGAAGTGGCAAAAAACAAAGCTGTAGAAAAACCTATACTACTGCTCAACTTTTGCCAGGCCAATAATGGCCAGGTAATTACTCCTCGGCTTTTTGTCCAAGGAGAGGCGAATGCCGAAGCGACCTTTATCGAAAGGGTCATCAGCTTAGACGATGAAGTATATTTCCTCAACGGCGTCACCGAGGTGAAGGTAAATGAAAATGCCCACCTATATTACCATAAGATCCAAAATGAAAGTGAAGCAGCCATTGAGGTCCACAATTTTGAAGCTGACATCCATCGAGACGCTACATGCTCCACTGTCACGCTATCGCTCAAAGGCGACATCATCCGAAACAACCTAAGCCTCAATCTAAAAGATAGTGGCTGTGAAGGGAATATGTATGGTCTGTACCTGCTAAACGGAACTACGCATGTGGACAACCACACCAATGTGGACCATACCCAACCCCATGCAGATTCCAATGAGCTCTACAAAGGAGTGCTAGCTGATAAGTCCAAAGGGATTTTCAATGGAAAAATCTTTGTGCGACAAGATGCACAAAAGACAAATGCATTTCAGCAAAACAATAATATCCTCCTGTCAGAAGATGCCATCATCCATACCAAACCACAACTGGAAATCTGGGCAGATGATGTTAAATGCTCTCACGGCTGTACCACTGGTCAGCTGGACGAAGAAGCCCAATTTTATCTACAAGCAAGAGGCATTGGTAAAGCAGAAGCCAAAAATCTTTTGTTATATGCCTTTGCAGGAGAAATCCTAGACCATATCAAGATCGAGGCTTTTAGAGAATACTGCATCCAGCTTGTTCAGGAAAGATTAGGAAATCTTTAA
- the sufC gene encoding Fe-S cluster assembly ATPase SufC yields the protein MLSIKNLHASIEGTPILKGINLEIKAGEVHAIMGPNGSGKSTLASVLAGREEYEVTEGEVFFNGKNLLEMNPEDRAREGVFLAFQYPVEIPGVSTTNFLRTAVNQVREYRGKEALDAVKFLSLMKEKMKLVEIDQKLMSRALNEGFSGGEKKRNEIFQMAMLEPTLSVLDETDSGLDIDALKIVSNGVNQLKTDDNATVVVTHYQRLLDYIVPDYVHVLYNGRIVKSGSKDLALDLEEKGYDWIKEDVDSASV from the coding sequence ATGTTATCCATAAAAAATTTACACGCATCTATTGAAGGAACACCAATCCTGAAAGGAATCAACCTAGAAATCAAAGCAGGTGAAGTCCACGCCATCATGGGACCTAACGGGTCTGGAAAATCTACTTTGGCGTCAGTATTGGCAGGAAGGGAAGAATATGAAGTTACAGAAGGTGAAGTATTCTTCAATGGCAAAAACCTACTGGAAATGAATCCGGAAGACCGAGCCAGAGAAGGCGTGTTTTTGGCTTTTCAATACCCGGTGGAAATCCCCGGTGTAAGCACGACCAATTTCCTTAGAACAGCAGTAAACCAAGTAAGGGAATACCGCGGAAAGGAAGCCCTTGATGCGGTAAAGTTCCTTTCTTTGATGAAAGAAAAAATGAAACTGGTAGAAATCGACCAGAAGCTGATGAGCCGTGCCCTTAACGAAGGTTTTTCGGGTGGTGAAAAGAAAAGAAACGAGATTTTCCAAATGGCCATGTTAGAGCCGACCCTTTCTGTCCTTGACGAAACTGATTCAGGGCTGGACATCGATGCCTTAAAAATCGTATCCAACGGTGTCAATCAATTAAAGACAGACGATAATGCCACCGTAGTGGTCACTCACTACCAAAGACTATTGGATTACATCGTACCTGATTATGTCCACGTGCTTTACAATGGTAGAATCGTGAAATCCGGTTCAAAAGACCTGGCGCTGGACCTTGAAGAAAAAGGATATGACTGGATCAAAGAAGATGTGGACAGTGCATCTGTCTAA
- the sufB gene encoding Fe-S cluster assembly protein SufB — protein MSKDNEILEEFTSKEYEHGWSVDFEADEAPAGLNEEIIRWISAKKEEPTWLLEWRLKAFRTWQNMTEPDWANVNYPKIDLQALKYYSAPKQKSKPKNLDEVDPELLQIYERLGISLNEQKKLQGIAVDAVLDSVSVGTTFKETLSKLGIIFCSFSEAVNEHPELVKQYLGSVVPMTDNYYAALNSAVFSDGSFCYIPKGVRCPMELSTYFRINAANTGQFERTLIVAEDESYVSYLEGCTAPQRDENQLHAAVVEIHAAKDAEVKYSTVQNWFPGDKNGKGGIYNFVTKRGICAGDNSKISWTQVETGSAVTWKYPSCILKGDNSVGEFYSVAVTNNYQQADTGTKMIHIGKNTKSRIVSKGISAGHSQNSYRGQVQVMKRAVNSRNFSQCDSLLMGDRCGAHTFPYIDIQNPTAKVEHEATTSKIGEDQIFYCNQRGIDSEDAVALIVNGYAKEVLNQLPMEFAVEAQKLLALTLEGSVG, from the coding sequence ATGAGCAAAGACAACGAAATTTTAGAGGAATTCACCTCAAAAGAGTATGAACATGGCTGGTCTGTGGACTTTGAAGCTGATGAAGCACCCGCCGGTTTAAATGAAGAAATTATCCGTTGGATTTCTGCCAAAAAAGAAGAGCCTACTTGGCTCTTGGAATGGAGGCTAAAAGCCTTCAGGACTTGGCAAAATATGACCGAACCTGACTGGGCAAACGTCAACTACCCCAAAATAGATTTACAGGCATTAAAATATTATTCTGCACCTAAGCAGAAAAGTAAACCTAAGAACCTAGATGAGGTAGACCCTGAACTACTACAAATCTATGAGAGATTGGGCATTAGCCTTAACGAGCAGAAGAAGCTACAAGGCATTGCCGTAGATGCTGTCCTGGACTCTGTTTCTGTTGGGACCACTTTCAAGGAAACACTTAGCAAACTGGGCATTATCTTCTGTTCTTTCAGTGAAGCAGTAAATGAACATCCCGAACTGGTCAAGCAATACCTCGGTTCTGTGGTACCGATGACGGACAACTATTACGCTGCACTGAATTCTGCAGTATTTTCCGATGGATCCTTCTGCTATATACCAAAAGGCGTAAGGTGCCCAATGGAGCTTTCTACCTATTTCAGGATCAATGCCGCCAATACAGGGCAATTCGAGAGGACATTGATCGTGGCTGAGGATGAGTCGTATGTATCCTATCTAGAAGGCTGTACCGCTCCCCAAAGGGATGAAAACCAATTGCACGCAGCAGTAGTTGAAATCCATGCTGCCAAAGATGCAGAAGTAAAATACTCTACTGTCCAAAACTGGTTTCCTGGAGACAAAAACGGAAAAGGGGGTATTTATAACTTTGTGACCAAAAGAGGAATCTGTGCCGGTGACAATTCGAAAATCTCTTGGACTCAAGTAGAGACGGGTTCTGCAGTAACATGGAAATACCCTTCTTGTATCCTAAAAGGAGACAATTCTGTGGGAGAGTTTTATTCAGTTGCTGTGACGAACAATTATCAGCAAGCTGATACTGGAACAAAAATGATTCACATTGGTAAAAACACCAAATCAAGAATCGTTTCCAAAGGTATTTCTGCTGGACATTCCCAAAACTCCTATAGAGGTCAAGTACAAGTGATGAAGAGAGCGGTCAATTCCCGTAACTTCTCACAATGTGACTCCTTGCTGATGGGCGATAGATGTGGAGCTCATACCTTCCCCTATATCGATATCCAAAACCCTACCGCCAAGGTTGAGCACGAGGCCACAACGTCAAAAATTGGCGAAGATCAGATTTTCTACTGTAACCAACGGGGAATTGACAGTGAAGATGCTGTAGCACTTATCGTAAATGGCTACGCTAAGGAAGTATTGAACCAACTTCCCATGGAATTTGCGGTAGAGGCCCAAAAGCTATTGGCCTTGACCCTAGAAGGAAGCGTAGGGTAA
- a CDS encoding Lrp/AsnC ligand binding domain-containing protein, which translates to MDKNLDIDNVDLKIISLLNEDAKTPYTEIAKKVYVSSGTVHVRMRKLEDMGIVKSATLNIDFSKLGYDISAYLGIYLEKSSLYDNVIEKLKEISEVVNAYYTTGNYSIFAKIICKDTNHLRDVLNKIQKVDGIDRTETLIVLEESINRPIQLFEQDAK; encoded by the coding sequence ATGGATAAAAATTTAGATATTGACAATGTTGATCTTAAGATCATTTCATTACTCAATGAGGACGCAAAAACACCTTACACAGAAATCGCAAAGAAGGTATATGTATCTTCAGGCACCGTCCATGTAAGGATGCGTAAACTGGAAGATATGGGAATCGTCAAAAGCGCTACACTCAACATTGATTTTTCAAAATTAGGTTATGACATTTCAGCATATCTGGGTATTTACCTTGAAAAAAGTTCACTTTATGACAACGTAATAGAAAAACTCAAGGAAATTTCGGAGGTAGTAAATGCCTATTATACTACCGGTAATTATAGCATCTTTGCCAAGATAATCTGTAAAGACACCAACCACCTAAGGGACGTCTTGAACAAGATCCAAAAAGTAGATGGAATTGACAGAACAGAAACATTGATCGTACTCGAAGAAAGTATAAATCGACCTATACAGCTTTTTGAGCAAGATGCTAAGTAG